Proteins from one Monodelphis domestica isolate mMonDom1 chromosome 6, mMonDom1.pri, whole genome shotgun sequence genomic window:
- the RTKN gene encoding rhotekin isoform X9: MREGACKLLAACSQREQALEATKSLLVCSSRILSYMGELQRRKEAQVLGRTARRPSETGPPDERSPCRGTVCISDIRIPLMWKDTEYFKNKGDLHRWAVFLLLQLGGNIQDTEMVLVDRTLTDISFQSSLLFIEAGPDFELRLELYGACVEEEGALTGAPRRLASKLSNSLGRSSGRRVRASLESAGGSGSSSAGNPILLPTPAVGGPRYHLLAQTTLTLAAVQDGFRTHDLTLTSNEENPAWLPLYGSVCCRLAAQPLCMTQPVMSGTLRVQHQVGGQQSWGQVHGILKGTNLFCYRHPGEANTQEDPLFTIAINKETRVRAGERDQSLGGPPTLSISNRYGGDEVTHTLQMESRGALQRWMEALWQLFFDMSQWKQCCDELMKIEVPSPRKPPPALAKQGSLYHEMAIDPLDDIAAVTDILAKQEGPPLDVPPPWLALFTEKLPSSKRPIHAPRSPSPPRACPGSRATPWGRPRTLSLDAAPRGRPPLPPRSSSSSSSGSGSPAPRQRSPPARGFRAKARPWLQSPV, encoded by the exons ATGAGGGAAGGAGCCTGCAAGCTGCTGGCTGCTTGCTCCCAAAGGGAACAAGCCTTAGAGGCCACCAAGAGCTTGCTGGTCTGCAGCAGTAGAATCCTCAGCTACATGGGGGAACTGCAGCGTCGAAAAGAAGCGCAGGTGCTGGGGAGGACAGCAAGGCG GCCTTCAGAGACTGGGCCCCCAGATGAACGCTCCCCGTGTCGTGGCACAGTTTGTATCTCTG ACATCCGAATCCCCCTCATGTGGAAGGACACAGAGTATTTCAAGAACAAGGGAG ACCTACACCGATGGGCTGTGTTCCTGTTGCTGCAGCTGGGGGGGAACATCCAGGACACAGAGATGGTCCTGGTAGACAGGACATTAACAGACATCTCATTTCAGAGCAGTCTTCTTTT TATTGAGGCAGGACCAGACTTTGAGCTGAGGCTGGAGCTGTATGGGGCCTGTGTGGAGGAGGAGGGAGCTCTGACTGgggcgccccggagactggccAGCAAGCTCAGCAACTCTCTGGGACGGTCCTCTGGAAGGCGCGTTCGGGCTTCACTGGAGAGCGCTGGGGGCTCTGGGAGTAGCAGTGCAGGGAATCCCATCCTGCTCCCCACCCCAGCTGTGGG AGGACCCCGATACCACCTCCTGGCCCAGACGACCCTGACTCTGGCGGCCGTACAGGATGGCTTCCGTACCCATGACCTCACCCTCACTAGTAATG AGGAGAACCCAGCCTGGCTGCCTCTCTATGGCAGTGTGTGTTGTCGCCTGGCAGCTCAGCCCCTCTGCATGACTCAGCCCGTCATGAGTGGCACCCTCAGGGTGCAg CATCAGGTCGGGGGCCAGCAGAGCTGGGGCCAGGTGCATGGTATCCTGAAAGGAACCAACCTTTTCTGTTACCGCCATCCTGGGGAAGCCAACACTCAAGAAGATCCATTGTTCACCATTGCAATCAACAAG GAGACTCGGGTCCGGGCTGGGGAGCGGGACCAGAGTCTGGGGGGACCTCCCACCCTCAGCATCAGTAACCGGTATGGGGGAGATGAAGTGACTCACACATTGCAAATGGAGAGCAGGGGGGCCCTGCAACGATGGATGGAGGCTTTATGGCAGCTCTTCTTTGACATGA GCCAATGGAAACAGTGCTGCGATGAGCTCATGAAGATTGAAGTCCCTTCTCCACGAAAGCCACCTCCTGCACTGGCCAAACAAGGCTCCCTCTACCATGAGATGG CTATTGACCCTTTAGATGACATCGCAGCAGTGACGGATATCCTGGCAAAGCAGGAGGGCCCCCCTCTGGATGTTCCCCCACCCTGGCTGGCATTATTTACAGAGAAGCTACCTTCCTCGAAGCGTCCAATCCATGCACCCCGAAGCCCCTCTCCGCCTCGTGCCTGCCCAGGCTCTCGAGCCACTCCCTGGGGCCGGCCCCGTACCCTCTCCCTGGACGCTGCTCCTCGAGGCCGCCCCCCACTTCCTCCCCGATCCAGCTCTAGTTCCAGCTCGGGCTCTGGAAGCCCTGCCCCCCGACAGCGATCCCCTCCAGCCCGGGGTTTCCGGGCAAAAGCTCGACCCTGGCTCCAGTCACCGGTGTGA
- the RTKN gene encoding rhotekin isoform X2: MQDRLHIMEDLNMLYIRQMALSLEDTELQRKLDHEIRMREGACKLLAACSQREQALEATKSLLVCSSRILSYMGELQRRKEAQVLGRTARRPSETGPPDERSPCRGTVCISDIRIPLMWKDTEYFKNKGDLHRWAVFLLLQLGGNIQDTEMVLVDRTLTDISFQSSLLFIEAGPDFELRLELYGACVEEEGALTGAPRRLASKLSNSLGRSSGRRVRASLESAGGSGSSSAGNPILLPTPAVGGPRYHLLAQTTLTLAAVQDGFRTHDLTLTSNEENPAWLPLYGSVCCRLAAQPLCMTQPVMSGTLRVQHQVGGQQSWGQVHGILKGTNLFCYRHPGEANTQEDPLFTIAINKETRVRAGERDQSLGGPPTLSISNRYGGDEVTHTLQMESRGALQRWMEALWQLFFDMSQWKQCCDELMKIEVPSPRKPPPALAKQGSLYHEMAIDPLDDIAAVTDILAKQEGPPLDVPPPWLALFTEKLPSSKRPIHAPRSPSPPRACPGSRATPWGRPRTLSLDAAPRGRPPLPPRSSSSSSSGSGSPAPRQRSPPARGFRAKARPWLQSPV, translated from the exons ATGCAGGACAGATTGCATATCATGGAAGATCTCAACATGCTGTACATCCGGCAGATGGCGCTCAGCCTGGAG GATACAGAGCTGCAAAGGAAGCTGGACCATGAGATCCGGATGAGGGAAGGAGCCTGCAAGCTGCTGGCTGCTTGCTCCCAAAGGGAACAAGCCTTAGAGGCCACCAAGAGCTTGCTGGTCTGCAGCAGTAGAATCCTCAGCTACATGGGGGAACTGCAGCGTCGAAAAGAAGCGCAGGTGCTGGGGAGGACAGCAAGGCG GCCTTCAGAGACTGGGCCCCCAGATGAACGCTCCCCGTGTCGTGGCACAGTTTGTATCTCTG ACATCCGAATCCCCCTCATGTGGAAGGACACAGAGTATTTCAAGAACAAGGGAG ACCTACACCGATGGGCTGTGTTCCTGTTGCTGCAGCTGGGGGGGAACATCCAGGACACAGAGATGGTCCTGGTAGACAGGACATTAACAGACATCTCATTTCAGAGCAGTCTTCTTTT TATTGAGGCAGGACCAGACTTTGAGCTGAGGCTGGAGCTGTATGGGGCCTGTGTGGAGGAGGAGGGAGCTCTGACTGgggcgccccggagactggccAGCAAGCTCAGCAACTCTCTGGGACGGTCCTCTGGAAGGCGCGTTCGGGCTTCACTGGAGAGCGCTGGGGGCTCTGGGAGTAGCAGTGCAGGGAATCCCATCCTGCTCCCCACCCCAGCTGTGGG AGGACCCCGATACCACCTCCTGGCCCAGACGACCCTGACTCTGGCGGCCGTACAGGATGGCTTCCGTACCCATGACCTCACCCTCACTAGTAATG AGGAGAACCCAGCCTGGCTGCCTCTCTATGGCAGTGTGTGTTGTCGCCTGGCAGCTCAGCCCCTCTGCATGACTCAGCCCGTCATGAGTGGCACCCTCAGGGTGCAg CATCAGGTCGGGGGCCAGCAGAGCTGGGGCCAGGTGCATGGTATCCTGAAAGGAACCAACCTTTTCTGTTACCGCCATCCTGGGGAAGCCAACACTCAAGAAGATCCATTGTTCACCATTGCAATCAACAAG GAGACTCGGGTCCGGGCTGGGGAGCGGGACCAGAGTCTGGGGGGACCTCCCACCCTCAGCATCAGTAACCGGTATGGGGGAGATGAAGTGACTCACACATTGCAAATGGAGAGCAGGGGGGCCCTGCAACGATGGATGGAGGCTTTATGGCAGCTCTTCTTTGACATGA GCCAATGGAAACAGTGCTGCGATGAGCTCATGAAGATTGAAGTCCCTTCTCCACGAAAGCCACCTCCTGCACTGGCCAAACAAGGCTCCCTCTACCATGAGATGG CTATTGACCCTTTAGATGACATCGCAGCAGTGACGGATATCCTGGCAAAGCAGGAGGGCCCCCCTCTGGATGTTCCCCCACCCTGGCTGGCATTATTTACAGAGAAGCTACCTTCCTCGAAGCGTCCAATCCATGCACCCCGAAGCCCCTCTCCGCCTCGTGCCTGCCCAGGCTCTCGAGCCACTCCCTGGGGCCGGCCCCGTACCCTCTCCCTGGACGCTGCTCCTCGAGGCCGCCCCCCACTTCCTCCCCGATCCAGCTCTAGTTCCAGCTCGGGCTCTGGAAGCCCTGCCCCCCGACAGCGATCCCCTCCAGCCCGGGGTTTCCGGGCAAAAGCTCGACCCTGGCTCCAGTCACCGGTGTGA
- the RTKN gene encoding rhotekin isoform X3, producing MDGAGEGRDTELQRKLDHEIRMREGACKLLAACSQREQALEATKSLLVCSSRILSYMGELQRRKEAQVLGRTARRPSETGPPDERSPCRGTVCISDIRIPLMWKDTEYFKNKGDLHRWAVFLLLQLGGNIQDTEMVLVDRTLTDISFQSSLLFIEAGPDFELRLELYGACVEEEGALTGAPRRLASKLSNSLGRSSGRRVRASLESAGGSGSSSAGNPILLPTPAVGGPRYHLLAQTTLTLAAVQDGFRTHDLTLTSNEENPAWLPLYGSVCCRLAAQPLCMTQPVMSGTLRVQHQVGGQQSWGQVHGILKGTNLFCYRHPGEANTQEDPLFTIAINKETRVRAGERDQSLGGPPTLSISNRYGGDEVTHTLQMESRGALQRWMEALWQLFFDMSQWKQCCDELMKIEVPSPRKPPPALAKQGSLYHEMAIDPLDDIAAVTDILAKQEGPPLDVPPPWLALFTEKLPSSKRPIHAPRSPSPPRACPGSRATPWGRPRTLSLDAAPRGRPPLPPRSSSSSSSGSGSPAPRQRSPPARGFRAKARPWLQSPV from the exons ATGGACGGAGCTGGGGAAGGACGA GATACAGAGCTGCAAAGGAAGCTGGACCATGAGATCCGGATGAGGGAAGGAGCCTGCAAGCTGCTGGCTGCTTGCTCCCAAAGGGAACAAGCCTTAGAGGCCACCAAGAGCTTGCTGGTCTGCAGCAGTAGAATCCTCAGCTACATGGGGGAACTGCAGCGTCGAAAAGAAGCGCAGGTGCTGGGGAGGACAGCAAGGCG GCCTTCAGAGACTGGGCCCCCAGATGAACGCTCCCCGTGTCGTGGCACAGTTTGTATCTCTG ACATCCGAATCCCCCTCATGTGGAAGGACACAGAGTATTTCAAGAACAAGGGAG ACCTACACCGATGGGCTGTGTTCCTGTTGCTGCAGCTGGGGGGGAACATCCAGGACACAGAGATGGTCCTGGTAGACAGGACATTAACAGACATCTCATTTCAGAGCAGTCTTCTTTT TATTGAGGCAGGACCAGACTTTGAGCTGAGGCTGGAGCTGTATGGGGCCTGTGTGGAGGAGGAGGGAGCTCTGACTGgggcgccccggagactggccAGCAAGCTCAGCAACTCTCTGGGACGGTCCTCTGGAAGGCGCGTTCGGGCTTCACTGGAGAGCGCTGGGGGCTCTGGGAGTAGCAGTGCAGGGAATCCCATCCTGCTCCCCACCCCAGCTGTGGG AGGACCCCGATACCACCTCCTGGCCCAGACGACCCTGACTCTGGCGGCCGTACAGGATGGCTTCCGTACCCATGACCTCACCCTCACTAGTAATG AGGAGAACCCAGCCTGGCTGCCTCTCTATGGCAGTGTGTGTTGTCGCCTGGCAGCTCAGCCCCTCTGCATGACTCAGCCCGTCATGAGTGGCACCCTCAGGGTGCAg CATCAGGTCGGGGGCCAGCAGAGCTGGGGCCAGGTGCATGGTATCCTGAAAGGAACCAACCTTTTCTGTTACCGCCATCCTGGGGAAGCCAACACTCAAGAAGATCCATTGTTCACCATTGCAATCAACAAG GAGACTCGGGTCCGGGCTGGGGAGCGGGACCAGAGTCTGGGGGGACCTCCCACCCTCAGCATCAGTAACCGGTATGGGGGAGATGAAGTGACTCACACATTGCAAATGGAGAGCAGGGGGGCCCTGCAACGATGGATGGAGGCTTTATGGCAGCTCTTCTTTGACATGA GCCAATGGAAACAGTGCTGCGATGAGCTCATGAAGATTGAAGTCCCTTCTCCACGAAAGCCACCTCCTGCACTGGCCAAACAAGGCTCCCTCTACCATGAGATGG CTATTGACCCTTTAGATGACATCGCAGCAGTGACGGATATCCTGGCAAAGCAGGAGGGCCCCCCTCTGGATGTTCCCCCACCCTGGCTGGCATTATTTACAGAGAAGCTACCTTCCTCGAAGCGTCCAATCCATGCACCCCGAAGCCCCTCTCCGCCTCGTGCCTGCCCAGGCTCTCGAGCCACTCCCTGGGGCCGGCCCCGTACCCTCTCCCTGGACGCTGCTCCTCGAGGCCGCCCCCCACTTCCTCCCCGATCCAGCTCTAGTTCCAGCTCGGGCTCTGGAAGCCCTGCCCCCCGACAGCGATCCCCTCCAGCCCGGGGTTTCCGGGCAAAAGCTCGACCCTGGCTCCAGTCACCGGTGTGA
- the RTKN gene encoding rhotekin isoform X1, which translates to MFSRNHRSRVTVARGSALEMEFKRGRFRLSLFCDTPEDTELQRKLDHEIRMREGACKLLAACSQREQALEATKSLLVCSSRILSYMGELQRRKEAQVLGRTARRPSETGPPDERSPCRGTVCISDIRIPLMWKDTEYFKNKGDLHRWAVFLLLQLGGNIQDTEMVLVDRTLTDISFQSSLLFIEAGPDFELRLELYGACVEEEGALTGAPRRLASKLSNSLGRSSGRRVRASLESAGGSGSSSAGNPILLPTPAVGGPRYHLLAQTTLTLAAVQDGFRTHDLTLTSNEENPAWLPLYGSVCCRLAAQPLCMTQPVMSGTLRVQHQVGGQQSWGQVHGILKGTNLFCYRHPGEANTQEDPLFTIAINKETRVRAGERDQSLGGPPTLSISNRYGGDEVTHTLQMESRGALQRWMEALWQLFFDMSQWKQCCDELMKIEVPSPRKPPPALAKQGSLYHEMAIDPLDDIAAVTDILAKQEGPPLDVPPPWLALFTEKLPSSKRPIHAPRSPSPPRACPGSRATPWGRPRTLSLDAAPRGRPPLPPRSSSSSSSGSGSPAPRQRSPPARGFRAKARPWLQSPV; encoded by the exons ATGTTTTCCCGGAATCACCGGAGTCGGGTCACTGTCGCCCGGGGTTCTGCCCTGGAGATGGAGTTCAAACGCGGCCGCTTTCGCCTCAGCCTCTTCTGCGACACCCCAGAG GATACAGAGCTGCAAAGGAAGCTGGACCATGAGATCCGGATGAGGGAAGGAGCCTGCAAGCTGCTGGCTGCTTGCTCCCAAAGGGAACAAGCCTTAGAGGCCACCAAGAGCTTGCTGGTCTGCAGCAGTAGAATCCTCAGCTACATGGGGGAACTGCAGCGTCGAAAAGAAGCGCAGGTGCTGGGGAGGACAGCAAGGCG GCCTTCAGAGACTGGGCCCCCAGATGAACGCTCCCCGTGTCGTGGCACAGTTTGTATCTCTG ACATCCGAATCCCCCTCATGTGGAAGGACACAGAGTATTTCAAGAACAAGGGAG ACCTACACCGATGGGCTGTGTTCCTGTTGCTGCAGCTGGGGGGGAACATCCAGGACACAGAGATGGTCCTGGTAGACAGGACATTAACAGACATCTCATTTCAGAGCAGTCTTCTTTT TATTGAGGCAGGACCAGACTTTGAGCTGAGGCTGGAGCTGTATGGGGCCTGTGTGGAGGAGGAGGGAGCTCTGACTGgggcgccccggagactggccAGCAAGCTCAGCAACTCTCTGGGACGGTCCTCTGGAAGGCGCGTTCGGGCTTCACTGGAGAGCGCTGGGGGCTCTGGGAGTAGCAGTGCAGGGAATCCCATCCTGCTCCCCACCCCAGCTGTGGG AGGACCCCGATACCACCTCCTGGCCCAGACGACCCTGACTCTGGCGGCCGTACAGGATGGCTTCCGTACCCATGACCTCACCCTCACTAGTAATG AGGAGAACCCAGCCTGGCTGCCTCTCTATGGCAGTGTGTGTTGTCGCCTGGCAGCTCAGCCCCTCTGCATGACTCAGCCCGTCATGAGTGGCACCCTCAGGGTGCAg CATCAGGTCGGGGGCCAGCAGAGCTGGGGCCAGGTGCATGGTATCCTGAAAGGAACCAACCTTTTCTGTTACCGCCATCCTGGGGAAGCCAACACTCAAGAAGATCCATTGTTCACCATTGCAATCAACAAG GAGACTCGGGTCCGGGCTGGGGAGCGGGACCAGAGTCTGGGGGGACCTCCCACCCTCAGCATCAGTAACCGGTATGGGGGAGATGAAGTGACTCACACATTGCAAATGGAGAGCAGGGGGGCCCTGCAACGATGGATGGAGGCTTTATGGCAGCTCTTCTTTGACATGA GCCAATGGAAACAGTGCTGCGATGAGCTCATGAAGATTGAAGTCCCTTCTCCACGAAAGCCACCTCCTGCACTGGCCAAACAAGGCTCCCTCTACCATGAGATGG CTATTGACCCTTTAGATGACATCGCAGCAGTGACGGATATCCTGGCAAAGCAGGAGGGCCCCCCTCTGGATGTTCCCCCACCCTGGCTGGCATTATTTACAGAGAAGCTACCTTCCTCGAAGCGTCCAATCCATGCACCCCGAAGCCCCTCTCCGCCTCGTGCCTGCCCAGGCTCTCGAGCCACTCCCTGGGGCCGGCCCCGTACCCTCTCCCTGGACGCTGCTCCTCGAGGCCGCCCCCCACTTCCTCCCCGATCCAGCTCTAGTTCCAGCTCGGGCTCTGGAAGCCCTGCCCCCCGACAGCGATCCCCTCCAGCCCGGGGTTTCCGGGCAAAAGCTCGACCCTGGCTCCAGTCACCGGTGTGA
- the RTKN gene encoding rhotekin isoform X6 translates to MQDRLHIMEDLNMLYIRQMALSLEDTELQRKLDHEIRMREGACKLLAACSQREQALEATKSLLVCSSRILSYMGELQRRKEAQVLGRTARRPSETGPPDERSPCRGTVCISDIRIPLMWKDTEYFKNKGDLHRWAVFLLLQLGGNIQDTEMVLVDRTLTDISFQSSLLFIEAGPDFELRLELYGACVEEEGALTGAPRRLASKLSNSLGRSSGRRVRASLESAGGSGSSSAGNPILLPTPAVGGPRYHLLAQTTLTLAAVQDGFRTHDLTLTSNEENPAWLPLYGSVCCRLAAQPLCMTQPVMSGTLRVQHQVGGQQSWGQVHGILKGTNLFCYRHPGEANTQEDPLFTIAINKETRVRAGERDQSLGGPPTLSISNRYGGDEVTHTLQMESRGALQRWMEALWQLFFDMSQWKQCCDELMKIEVPSPRKPPPALAKQGSLYHEMALVPGGPGEGLLLQDNAVSAEIRALLSSYYSDSY, encoded by the exons ATGCAGGACAGATTGCATATCATGGAAGATCTCAACATGCTGTACATCCGGCAGATGGCGCTCAGCCTGGAG GATACAGAGCTGCAAAGGAAGCTGGACCATGAGATCCGGATGAGGGAAGGAGCCTGCAAGCTGCTGGCTGCTTGCTCCCAAAGGGAACAAGCCTTAGAGGCCACCAAGAGCTTGCTGGTCTGCAGCAGTAGAATCCTCAGCTACATGGGGGAACTGCAGCGTCGAAAAGAAGCGCAGGTGCTGGGGAGGACAGCAAGGCG GCCTTCAGAGACTGGGCCCCCAGATGAACGCTCCCCGTGTCGTGGCACAGTTTGTATCTCTG ACATCCGAATCCCCCTCATGTGGAAGGACACAGAGTATTTCAAGAACAAGGGAG ACCTACACCGATGGGCTGTGTTCCTGTTGCTGCAGCTGGGGGGGAACATCCAGGACACAGAGATGGTCCTGGTAGACAGGACATTAACAGACATCTCATTTCAGAGCAGTCTTCTTTT TATTGAGGCAGGACCAGACTTTGAGCTGAGGCTGGAGCTGTATGGGGCCTGTGTGGAGGAGGAGGGAGCTCTGACTGgggcgccccggagactggccAGCAAGCTCAGCAACTCTCTGGGACGGTCCTCTGGAAGGCGCGTTCGGGCTTCACTGGAGAGCGCTGGGGGCTCTGGGAGTAGCAGTGCAGGGAATCCCATCCTGCTCCCCACCCCAGCTGTGGG AGGACCCCGATACCACCTCCTGGCCCAGACGACCCTGACTCTGGCGGCCGTACAGGATGGCTTCCGTACCCATGACCTCACCCTCACTAGTAATG AGGAGAACCCAGCCTGGCTGCCTCTCTATGGCAGTGTGTGTTGTCGCCTGGCAGCTCAGCCCCTCTGCATGACTCAGCCCGTCATGAGTGGCACCCTCAGGGTGCAg CATCAGGTCGGGGGCCAGCAGAGCTGGGGCCAGGTGCATGGTATCCTGAAAGGAACCAACCTTTTCTGTTACCGCCATCCTGGGGAAGCCAACACTCAAGAAGATCCATTGTTCACCATTGCAATCAACAAG GAGACTCGGGTCCGGGCTGGGGAGCGGGACCAGAGTCTGGGGGGACCTCCCACCCTCAGCATCAGTAACCGGTATGGGGGAGATGAAGTGACTCACACATTGCAAATGGAGAGCAGGGGGGCCCTGCAACGATGGATGGAGGCTTTATGGCAGCTCTTCTTTGACATGA GCCAATGGAAACAGTGCTGCGATGAGCTCATGAAGATTGAAGTCCCTTCTCCACGAAAGCCACCTCCTGCACTGGCCAAACAAGGCTCCCTCTACCATGAGATGG ccTTGGTCCCAGGGGGCCCAGGCGAGGGGCTACTGCTCCAGGATAATGCTGTATCAGCCGAGATCCGGGCTCTGCTCTCCTCCTATTACAGCGACAG CTATTGA
- the RTKN gene encoding rhotekin isoform X4: MFSRNHRSRVTVARGSALEMEFKRGRFRLSLFCDTPEDTELQRKLDHEIRMREGACKLLAACSQREQALEATKSLLVCSSRILSYMGELQRRKEAQVLGRTARRPSETGPPDERSPCRGTVCISDIRIPLMWKDTEYFKNKGDLHRWAVFLLLQLGGNIQDTEMVLVDRTLTDISFQSSLLFIEAGPDFELRLELYGACVEEEGALTGAPRRLASKLSNSLGRSSGRRVRASLESAGGSGSSSAGNPILLPTPAVGGPRYHLLAQTTLTLAAVQDGFRTHDLTLTSNEENPAWLPLYGSVCCRLAAQPLCMTQPVMSGTLRVQHQVGGQQSWGQVHGILKGTNLFCYRHPGEANTQEDPLFTIAINKETRVRAGERDQSLGGPPTLSISNRYGGDEVTHTLQMESRGALQRWMEALWQLFFDMSQWKQCCDELMKIEVPSPRKPPPALAKQGSLYHEMALVPGGPGEGLLLQDNAVSAEIRALLSSYYSDSY; this comes from the exons ATGTTTTCCCGGAATCACCGGAGTCGGGTCACTGTCGCCCGGGGTTCTGCCCTGGAGATGGAGTTCAAACGCGGCCGCTTTCGCCTCAGCCTCTTCTGCGACACCCCAGAG GATACAGAGCTGCAAAGGAAGCTGGACCATGAGATCCGGATGAGGGAAGGAGCCTGCAAGCTGCTGGCTGCTTGCTCCCAAAGGGAACAAGCCTTAGAGGCCACCAAGAGCTTGCTGGTCTGCAGCAGTAGAATCCTCAGCTACATGGGGGAACTGCAGCGTCGAAAAGAAGCGCAGGTGCTGGGGAGGACAGCAAGGCG GCCTTCAGAGACTGGGCCCCCAGATGAACGCTCCCCGTGTCGTGGCACAGTTTGTATCTCTG ACATCCGAATCCCCCTCATGTGGAAGGACACAGAGTATTTCAAGAACAAGGGAG ACCTACACCGATGGGCTGTGTTCCTGTTGCTGCAGCTGGGGGGGAACATCCAGGACACAGAGATGGTCCTGGTAGACAGGACATTAACAGACATCTCATTTCAGAGCAGTCTTCTTTT TATTGAGGCAGGACCAGACTTTGAGCTGAGGCTGGAGCTGTATGGGGCCTGTGTGGAGGAGGAGGGAGCTCTGACTGgggcgccccggagactggccAGCAAGCTCAGCAACTCTCTGGGACGGTCCTCTGGAAGGCGCGTTCGGGCTTCACTGGAGAGCGCTGGGGGCTCTGGGAGTAGCAGTGCAGGGAATCCCATCCTGCTCCCCACCCCAGCTGTGGG AGGACCCCGATACCACCTCCTGGCCCAGACGACCCTGACTCTGGCGGCCGTACAGGATGGCTTCCGTACCCATGACCTCACCCTCACTAGTAATG AGGAGAACCCAGCCTGGCTGCCTCTCTATGGCAGTGTGTGTTGTCGCCTGGCAGCTCAGCCCCTCTGCATGACTCAGCCCGTCATGAGTGGCACCCTCAGGGTGCAg CATCAGGTCGGGGGCCAGCAGAGCTGGGGCCAGGTGCATGGTATCCTGAAAGGAACCAACCTTTTCTGTTACCGCCATCCTGGGGAAGCCAACACTCAAGAAGATCCATTGTTCACCATTGCAATCAACAAG GAGACTCGGGTCCGGGCTGGGGAGCGGGACCAGAGTCTGGGGGGACCTCCCACCCTCAGCATCAGTAACCGGTATGGGGGAGATGAAGTGACTCACACATTGCAAATGGAGAGCAGGGGGGCCCTGCAACGATGGATGGAGGCTTTATGGCAGCTCTTCTTTGACATGA GCCAATGGAAACAGTGCTGCGATGAGCTCATGAAGATTGAAGTCCCTTCTCCACGAAAGCCACCTCCTGCACTGGCCAAACAAGGCTCCCTCTACCATGAGATGG ccTTGGTCCCAGGGGGCCCAGGCGAGGGGCTACTGCTCCAGGATAATGCTGTATCAGCCGAGATCCGGGCTCTGCTCTCCTCCTATTACAGCGACAG CTATTGA